From the genome of Geoalkalibacter ferrihydriticus DSM 17813, one region includes:
- a CDS encoding methyl-accepting chemotaxis protein yields MKQFWRSMNPVTLSAGVAGGATLAILAVLMLKGADPLALVLTAATALLWAGLLGGALHLLRLRERRQWQQTNQHLADLTSRTKSLFEFLAKQFNGQFSNIKTENDQVRTLLADAIEKLINSFTGLEEQTRRQQELALGLAGKGGGAQNGLSFETFLAEIDEVLKVFTDAIGRNSDMARTMVQSMSETSRQFQTVLGLLGEVKKIADQTNLLAINAAVEAARAGQAGKGFAVVAGEVRSLSIRSNRFSDQIGSSVEGISQALADAQKIVNQMASQDQMVTGSARQRVDALMDKTREFNAGVEASGREISQSSEQVATEVRHAVTSLQFQDMATQVLGTVNSRVENLESLLGGLAVLSLEHRGAGEDLSDECRNRLEDFKTALEEASRLLEKASHNPVSQKSMDEGDIELF; encoded by the coding sequence ATGAAACAATTCTGGCGGTCTATGAATCCAGTAACGCTTTCCGCAGGGGTGGCCGGTGGTGCGACTCTGGCGATACTGGCTGTGCTGATGCTCAAAGGCGCCGATCCTCTGGCTTTGGTATTGACCGCAGCGACCGCCCTGCTCTGGGCGGGTCTGCTGGGAGGGGCCCTGCATCTGCTGCGCCTGCGTGAACGCCGACAATGGCAGCAAACCAATCAACACCTCGCGGATCTGACCAGTCGCACGAAATCTCTGTTCGAATTTTTGGCAAAGCAGTTCAACGGCCAGTTTTCCAACATCAAAACCGAAAATGACCAGGTGCGCACTCTGCTTGCCGATGCCATTGAAAAGCTCATCAACAGCTTCACCGGCCTTGAAGAGCAGACCCGCCGCCAGCAGGAACTGGCCCTGGGGCTGGCCGGAAAAGGCGGCGGCGCGCAGAACGGCTTGAGCTTTGAAACCTTCCTGGCGGAAATCGATGAGGTGCTCAAGGTTTTTACCGACGCCATCGGGCGCAACAGCGACATGGCGCGCACCATGGTGCAGTCCATGAGCGAGACCAGTCGGCAGTTCCAGACCGTGTTGGGGTTGCTTGGCGAGGTGAAAAAAATCGCTGATCAGACCAACCTGTTGGCCATCAACGCCGCCGTCGAAGCGGCACGCGCCGGACAGGCGGGCAAGGGCTTCGCGGTGGTGGCCGGCGAGGTGCGCAGCCTTTCCATCCGCTCCAACCGTTTCAGCGACCAGATCGGCTCCTCCGTGGAAGGCATATCTCAGGCTCTGGCCGATGCGCAGAAGATCGTCAATCAAATGGCCTCCCAGGACCAGATGGTGACCGGCAGCGCTCGCCAACGGGTCGACGCCCTGATGGATAAGACCCGTGAATTCAATGCCGGTGTCGAAGCCTCGGGGCGCGAAATTTCCCAATCTTCCGAGCAGGTCGCCACCGAGGTGCGCCATGCCGTGACCTCTTTGCAATTTCAGGACATGGCGACGCAGGTGCTGGGTACAGTCAACAGCCGGGTGGAAAATCTCGAAAGCCTGCTCGGTGGATTGGCGGTGCTGTCCCTGGAGCATCGTGGCGCGGGGGAGGATCTCAGCGACGAATGCCGGAACCGGCTGGAAGACTTCAAAACGGCCCTGGAAGAAGCCAGCCGCCTGCTGGAGAAGGCCAGCCACAATCCCGTGTCGCAGAAGAGCATGGATGAAGGCGATATCGAATTGTTTTAG
- a CDS encoding response regulator: MSKHILAVDDSRSILQMVSFTLKGAGYQVTEAADGQAALDLAGSGNFSLIITDLNMPRMDGITLTQKLRAHPKYKFTPILMLTTEAGDAFKTKGKAVGATGWLVKPFDPQKLVGVVKKVLG, translated from the coding sequence ATGAGTAAACATATTCTTGCCGTCGACGATTCCCGTTCAATACTGCAGATGGTGTCCTTCACCCTGAAGGGTGCCGGTTATCAGGTCACCGAGGCGGCCGATGGCCAGGCGGCATTGGATCTGGCCGGCAGCGGCAATTTCAGCTTGATAATCACCGACCTCAATATGCCGCGCATGGATGGGATCACCCTGACGCAGAAATTGCGCGCTCATCCCAAATACAAATTTACCCCGATTCTGATGCTGACCACCGAAGCCGGCGATGCCTTTAAGACCAAGGGCAAGGCGGTGGGAGCCACGGGCTGGCTGGTTAAGCCCTTCGATCCGCAGAAGCTTGTCGGCGTGGTGAAGAAGGTTCTCGGTTAA